The genomic DNA AGTTTTTACCTAAACCTTTAAGAACAATTAATTATTAACCTTAATTAATGTTTTAATAAGTTGGTGTAGAGATGGGAAGAAGGCGAAAAAAGGTAATAAAAATACCGAAAAAGAAGTTGCCTAAAGTCTTCCTATGCCCGAAATGCAGCAAAGAATCGATAAGAATTGAGATCGCGGAGGAAGATGTAGGAGAGAAGAAGGCAATAATTCGATGTGGTAATATAGAGTGCGGCTACATGAAAGAGATGACTGTGAAACCATATTTCAAGGAAGTGGATATTTACTGTCAATTCATAGATGAATTTTATGGATCCTAGAGGATTGATTTTTATGATTGGTAAAGTTGAAGAATACTTATTGAAAAAGATTCGAGATGAGGGAGCAATTCATATAACTCTAATTGATCCCGAAAAAGTAACACCTGAATCTGCATCTTTAATATCAAATGAAAGTGAATCCTTAGGTTCCTCGGCTATAATGATTGGCGGAACAACATTGGTATCACAAGAAGTCCTTAATGATATTACAAAGGCTGTTAAAAGATCAGTGAAAATTCCAATTATATTATTCCCGAATAACATTACTGGCATTAGTGAATACGCTGACGCAATATGGTTTATGTCTCTCCTAAATTCAGCTGATCCATATTTTATATCTGGCGCACAGGTCTTAGCGGCACCATTAATTAAGAAACTTGGTTTAGAAACGATTCCACTCGGATACATAATTATTGGTGAAGGTGGATCAGTCAGCGTTATTGGTAAGGCGTGCCCAATTCCATACAATAAGCCTGAGCTAGCAGTTGCACATGCGCTAGCAGCTCAATTCTTTGGTATGAGATTTGTTTATTTAGAGGCTGGATCAGGGGCAAGCCGCCCCGTTCCAGAAGAAATGATTAAAATGGTTAGGGAAGCTATTAGCGTGAAGTTAATTGTGGGCGGAGGAATAAAAACTGGGGTTCAAGCTAAGCAAGCTGTTAGGGCTGGGGCTGACATAATAGTTACTGGCACAGTCATTGAAAGTGGCGGGAGGGAAGAAGTTAAAAGTAAACTCAGCGAAATAATTAAGGGTGTAAGGGAGGGGGCGAGAAATAGGTCTGGGGGTTAAACAAGTTGACAGCATTTGAGCATTATTTTGAGTCTCTGAAAAAAATTTTAGGTCGAGAAGATCTTTACGAGATTTGGCCAGATTTTGAGCCGGAATATGATGAACGGGAGTACGCTTGGACAACTTTAAGGGGGTTAGGGGAATCATTACTTCTTAATTGTGGTCAGTGTGATGGTCCTTCTGATATGAGACATAATAGATGTAAAGCATGTGTTGAGAGAAGGAAGGATATTGCTAAGAAAACATATGAGAAGGTTATGGGACGACCAATAGAAAAGTGGAATGCTATTATCCTCTGTAGAATTCATCTTGAGTAGTACGATCACTATGAAGACAGAAAATAAGATGAGCTGGGAATATCGAGATTACTTCTCACGATTAGTTCAGTTTTTAGATGAGATTTATGAGATTGCAAGTAAGGCTAGAGGTAAATGTTTTGATCCGAAACCTTACCCCGAGATAGAGATGGCAAATGATTTAGCTAGTCTTGTGGAAGGCTTCATTAAATTACCTGGAATCGCTGAGAGAATAAGAGAGCTCTCTAAGATAGTGTCTAGGGAGAAAGTTGCCTTTAAGATAGCTGAGGAGATTGTTTACGGAAGATTTGGACATTTGAGTGAAGAGAAAGCTGCCGATCTAGCCATTAGGACAGCCCTTGCCATATTAACTGAGGGTGTCACAGCAGCCGTTTATTCCGAAGGTATAGCTAAAGTGGCAATAAAAACAAACATGGATGGATCTAGATATTTAGCGATATATCTTGCTGGACCTATACGCTCCGCTGGCGGAACTGAAACGGCACTAACGCCAGTTATAGCGGATTTTGTCCGCCAATTGCTGAAGCTTGATCGATATAAGCCAACTAGGGAGGAGATAGAGAGATTTATTGAGGAGCTAAGGTTATATGAGCGGGAGATTGGTCGCTTCCAATATAGTGTTTCAGATGAGCAGCTAAGGTTAGCCTTAGAGCATCTTCCAGTTGAAGTCACTGGTACACCCTCTGACCCTGTTGAAGTATCCTCATATCGCAATTTACCGCGTATAGAAACTAATCGTGTGCGTGGCGGGGCTCTTCGTGTCGTGAATGATGGCATCGTTGGCAGAGCAGCGAAAGTTTTAGCCGTGGTGGAAGATTTAGGGATTCGAGGCTGGGAATGGCTTAAAGAAATTAAAGAAATTGAGAAGAGCAAGGAAACCCCCGGCTTTATGGAAGAGGTTCCGGCTGGGAGACCAATATTATGTTTTCCCTCTCGAAAGGGAGGCTTCAGGCTTCGTTATGGTAGATCAAGGAATACTGGATTAGCGGCTGTTGGAATCCATCCATTAACCATGATAACTTTACAGAACTTCCTAGCTGGCGGGACTCAGCTTAAGATTGAAACTCCGGGTAAATCTGGAATTGTTATGCCTGTAGATTATATTGAGCCGCCAATTGTCAAATTGAGGGATGGATCAGTTATTAGGGTTTCCTATGAGAATATTGATTTAGTTAGAAGGGAATGTGAAAAGATTCTGTTTTTAGGCGATATTCTCATAAGTTTTGGAGACTTTCTCTATAACAATAAGACTTTATTGCCCTCTGGATATACTGAGGAATTTTGGTGCGAGGATCTTAAGAAAATAATTCTTGAAGACTTTAATGGAGATCTCGAGAAAGCCGCTTTAACAGCTGGAATTTCACCATCCCTATTAAAATCTTACATGGATGATCCGTTTAATAACAAGCCTGGTATTCAAGAGGCTATATTATTGAGCAAATGTCTCAAAGTTCCCCTCCATCCATCCTACACATACTTCTGGTCCAGTATTTCAAGCGAGTCACTTAAGAAACTCCGTGCATGGCTGCTAAATTCAAACATCCAAGTTAAAGGCGGGTTGATAACTAGGGTAAGAGGGGTTCTCAGCGTTGAAATTAAAGAGATACTTGAAGAAATATGTATCCCACATAAAATTATTGAGGGCAGCATTTATATTGAGGGTTATGATGCGCACGCGTTTGCTATCTCTCTTGGTTTTGATAACCCTCAGGTTGAAATTCTTCCAAACCTCTCAACCCTAGAAAATCTGTCTAAAATTAGCGGTCTAATTATTAGGGATAAAGCTCCATCCTTCATAGGTGCCAGAGTGGGTAGACCGGAGAAAGCTAAGGAGCGTGAGATGAAACCGCCAGTCCATGTTCTATTTCCAGTTGGTTTAAGCGGTGGATCGCAAAGGGATCTGATGAAGGCTTATGAAAAGGGGACTATTAGGGTTGATTTAGTCAGCCGAATATGCCCAAATTGTCAAACGATAACTTTTAAGAGGATATGCCTGGCATGTAATTCAGAGACGATTCTTAGACTTATTTGTCCAAAATGTGGTAGGAGTGTTGATGAGGAAGATTGTCCAGTATGTAAGGTTAAGGCGAGAAGCTTTTGTCCCCAAATAATTTCAACTAGGGATCTAATTGATGAAGCATGCCAGAGAATAGGTTTTACACCCGAGCATATTAAGGGGGTTAGAGGTTTAACAAATAAAACTAGGACTCCTGAACCTATTGAAAAGGGAATTTTAAGGGCTAAATATAATCTCTCAGTATACAAAGATGGTACAATAAGATTTGATGCAACCAATGCTCCCCTAACTCATTTTAAACCTTCTGAAATAGGCGTTTCAATAGAGAAACTTAAGGAATTAGGTTACACTCATGATTATTTAGGGAATCCGCTTGAGAATCCTGAGCAAATATGCGAGCTCAAAGTTCAAGATGTTATAATACCATGGAAAAGTGTTGAGTATTTAATGGCTACCGCTAATTTTGTGGATGAACTCCTCCAGAAGTTGTATGGGCTTCAGCCATTCTACAAGATTAGTAAGCCTCAAGATTTAATTGGCACGCTTATAATAGGTTTAGCACCACATACATGCGCTGGAGTTATAGGTCGAATAATAGGTTTCACAAGGCTGAATGTTTGCTTTGCTCACCCATTCTGGCATTCAGCTAAGCGGAGAGATTGTGATGGGGATGAGGATAGCATAATACTTGCCCTAGATGCTTTTCTGAATTTTTCAAGAGAGTATCTTCCGGACCAGATAGGTGGAATAATGGATTCTCCGCTCTTCGTTATTCGCACAATCATGCCAGAGGAGGTTCAGAGACAGGCACATGAATTTGATGTTGCAGATAAATACCCCATAGCCTTTTATAGAGAGACATTTAGGAATAAGTCGGCTAGGGAACTAATCAACTTAATTGATATAGTCAAGCATAGATTTGATTCAGAGGCGCGTCTTCAGGGATTCATGTTTACAATACCAACATCAAATATTGAGGCTGGAAACCGGGAGAGTATATATAAGACTTTGAAGCGCATGACTGATAAATTGAATGCTCAGTTGGGTTTGGCGGAAAAAATTAAGGCTGTTGATGTACAAGTTGTTGCAGAAATAGTCTTGAACACTCACTTTATTCGTGACATATCTGGAAACTTAAGGGCATTTGCAACACAAAGTTTCCGATGTAAAAGATGTAACAAGCGTTTTAGACGAGTTCCGCTTAAAGGTGTATGTCCAGAATGTGGAGGTGAGCTGACTTTAACCGTTCATAGGGGTACTATTGAAAAATATTTGGAGGATGCATGGCGGCTAGTTAAAAAGTATGGTATGTCAGAATATTATGCTCAGCGCCTAACTCTAATAAGGGAGGAAATAGATTCGCTTTTTGAGAGCGGCAAAAGTGTTAAGCAGTTCAATCTTTCAGAATTTTTAGGTGAAAACTAAAAGATTTAAAAGAAGAAATATCGTAATCTTTTTCAGACATGTTTAAGGGAGATTATCATCCAAAAGCGTTTTTGACGCGTAAGAGAAATGTGAGGCGTGGTTTAACTGTTAGGTCTAAAGTTATTCATGTCTTGGAAAGGGAAGGACCATTAGATACAAAGAGACTTGCTGAAAAAGTGGGTTTAAGCTACTCCTCAGTTCTGCATCATTTACGTTTACTTAAGATTGAAAAAATCATAGTAAAGCAGGGTAAGACTGGGCTTTGGAAGTTAACTGGTGCTGGGCAACAGAGACTTATTTAAGAATAATTTTCCGAAACTATACACACTCAATTTCTCCCTTCAATGCCTTCACGATTATTGGCGAAACCGACACTTTGGCATATTCATTTACAACACTATCTGTTCCCACAATTTCTTCAACGCCGCTCTCCATTATGATCTTTACAGAATCTCCAACTAATAATGCATGTGATGCTCCAACAAAGACTCTTCTAGCGCCCTGATCTTTAAGTATTTTTGCAGCATTCATCACAGTTTTACCAGTACTTATTATGTCGTCGATTATAAGGGCATCTCTCCCACAAACGTTTAAGTTCTTCGCAAATGTGATTATCTCTCCAGTATATCGGTCTCTCCTTTTTTCCAACGCATCCCATTCAGCGTTTAGTATTTTTGCAGCATATTTAGCCCTTCTCTTGGCTAAGTCTTCATCATCCGGTGCGATGACTAATGGGTTCTCTAAACCTTTTTTAGCGAAGTATCTTGCCAGTTCTCCTGAAGCTGTCAGATTATAGACGGGGATTCTATACATTTTCAGAACATTCTCATTATGTACATCAATTGTGTATAATGCGTCAGCACCCAAACTCTCAACTATCTCGGCTATCATAGCTGCGCTTAGGCATTCACCCTCTAAATATCGCTCATCTTGCCTACTGTAGGCGAGATATGGCACGAAAACCCTCATTGTCTCCGCGCCTAAATCCCTAGCGGTATGGAGAATTAAGAAGAGCTCCATGATGCGGGAGTCTTGAGGCGGATATAAACTCTGCACTATTAAGAGATTCTCTCCAGCAATATTTTCCTCAAATTTGATGTAAAATTCACCGTCTGGGAAGCGTTTTGTTTTAATTTTCACTAATGGTAAATTTAAGGATTCGCTTATTTTTTGGGCCAGATTTAGTGATCCTGGTCCGCCCACAATTTTCAAGCTTTTCTCCTCCAGAGGATAATGAAGATTCAATATTTAAAAATTTAAAAGATAAATTCTTTGCTATATCTCAGTAATTTCTGGGAGAGTAAGGTTTCAATGAGGGTTTATACAATAGGTTATAGTGGGAGAAAAATCACCAATTTTATTAGTGCCCTAAAGGAGCGAGACGTAACCATTGTAATTGATGTTAGGCGCTTTCCAAAAAGCAGTGAGCCAGCATTTAATAGGGAGAATCTGGAGATCGCCCTTAAAGAGAATAATATAAGGTATATTTTTCTGGGTGAAAATTTAGGCGGCTTCGTAAGGGAGGGCTACGAAAAATACATGGAGACTCGAAAGTTTAAGGAGGGGCTTACCCTACTCCTTAATATTATTAGAGAGGGAAATGCTGTATTGATGTGTAGGGAGAGAAATGTTAAGTATTGCCATAGGCGCTTCATATCCCAAATTCTAGAGAACCTAGGAATTGAGGTAATACACATTTAAGCTACACCATTTATACTCATCATAGTCTTTTTAGAGAAAATTAATAAATATAAGTCAAATCTAAAGAGTATCGAGAAAAAGGTGGTTTGTATGGCGATACGTGTCGCAATTAATGGTTTTGGTAGGATTGGCAGGTTGTTCTTTAGGGCTATTGTTGAAATGGGTGCAATGGAAGACATAGATGTCGTTGCAGTGAATGATATAACCGATGCAAAGACGCTGGCGCATCTACTCAAGTATGATTCAGTACATGGCAAATTCCCTGGTGTAGTTGAGGCGAAGAGCGATAGTATAGTGGTTAATGGTAAAGAGATAAAGGTTCTCTCCCAAAGAGATCCGGCGCTGCTTCCATGGAATGACTTAAATGTTTATTTAGCTGTTGAATCAACTGGTCTGTTCACTGACAGAGCGAGCGCGTCAAAACATCTTCAAGCTGGCGCCAAAAAGGTTCTCATAACGGCGCCGGCAACGGATCCAGATATAACTATTGTTTATGGTGTAAATCATGATCAGTATAGTCATGATAAGCACAATATTATATCAAATGCTTCGTGCACAACGAATTGTGTAATACCAATGGTTAAGGTTCTTCATGAAAACTTTGGCATTAAATCAGCGTTAATGACAACTGCCCACGCCTACACTAATGATCAGAGAGTTTTAGATCTAGTGCATAGAGATTTACGAAGAGCTAGGGCTGCAGCCCTAAACATTATACCAACAACAACTGGAGCTGCTAGGGCTTCAACTATGGTTTGGCCTGAACTTAAAGGCAGGATTGATGGTATAGCTCTTAGAGTTCCAGTTCCGAATGTTTCAATATGTGATTTAACAGCGGCTTTAGAGAGGGATGTGACAAAGGAGCAGGTGAACGAAGCCTTTAAGAAGGCTGCTGAGGGTCCATTGAAGGGCATATTAGCCTATACTGAGGATCCAATAGTATCTGTTGATGTGAATCATACTTCATACTCATGTATAGTTGATGGACCATGCACTATGGTTGCTGGCGGAAACCTTGTTAAAGTCTTCGGGTGGTATGATAACGAGTGGGGCTTCTCCTGTAGACTAGTCGATGTCGTAAGATTAATCGCTGAGAAAGCTGGCTTCTAAACTAGCAGCGAATAGACTTAAATCTAAAATTGATCTCAAATATTTTTTATAATTAGGGAGGATTAGTTATGCCAAAATTTCTAACACTTGATGATTTTGACGTTAAGGATAAGGTTGTTCTTGTTAGAGTTGACTTTAACTCGCCAGTTGACCCGCAGACGAAAAAGATTATTGATGATACGAGAATTAGGGCGCATGGAGAAGCGACAATAAAGGAGCTATCTGAGAGGGGAGCTAAAGTTGTTATCCTAGCCCATCAGGGTAGACCCGGAGACCCAGACTTCATACCCTTGGAGCAGCATGCTCAGATACTTGGTAAGATTCTGGGCAAGCCTCTCAAGTTTGTGAATGATGTTTATGGTGAAAAGGCGAAGAAAGCCATAAAAGAGCTTAAGAGCGGTGAAATACTAGTCCTAGATAATGTTAGGAACTTCCCTAGGGAGACTAAGGATGCGCCGCCTGAGGAGCATGCAAAATCTGAACTTGTTGCTAATCTTGCGCCGCTCGCAGACTTATTTGTGAATGATGCTTTTGCAGCAGCCCACAGAAGCCACGCATCCATAGTTGGCTTCACGGTTCTCCTCCCAAGCGCTGCTGGCAGAATAATGGAGAAGGAGCTGAAGGCGCTTAGCAGGGTCATGGAGAGCCCTGAAAAGCCATGCATCTATATACTTGGCGGGGCTAAAGCCGATGATTCGCTTAGAATATCAAAGTATGTCCTAGAAAATAATATTGCAGATTATGTTCTAACAGCTGGCATAACTGGACACCTCTTTCTGGCGGCTAGGGGATACAATTTAGGTAAGCCAAACATGGAGCTGCTTGAAAAGAATAAGTTGCTTGACCTCATTCCCGGAATAAAAGAGTTGATGGATAAGTATCCAGATAAGATAGAGACTCCGGTTGATTTAGCAGTTGAGGTTGAAGGTAAAAGGAAGGAGGTATCAGTTGAGGAGCTACCGACAGACTACCCAATATATGATATTGGGGAGAAGACTATTAAAAAATATACTGAACTGATTATGAAGGCTAAATCAATAGTTTTCAGCGGTCCACCCGGGGTCTTCGAGAGGGAAGAATTTAGGAAGGGGACAAAAGCCCTATTTGAGGCTATGGCATCTTCAAAGGCATTCTCGCTTATAGGTGGAGGGCACAGCATAGCAGCAGTCCAAAGCCTGGGACTAGCAGATAAGATGGGATACATAAGCACAGCTGGGGGAGCCCTAATAGAGTTCTTAATGGGCAGAAAACTGCCAGGTGTAGTGGCGCTGGAAGAGGCAGCAAAAAGGAAGCGTTAATCCATCCGCTATAATAACTCTTTCCCTTCTTTTTCCTCCATAAAAATATTTGTGGGATCCAAAGGACTATGAGAAATTTGAGGAGATGGGCGCCCACAAAGATAAATGCACAGATGTGGCTGGAAAAGTGGCTAAGTGGGTCACTGAAATACTCCTATCTGAAGGAGTCGTGAAAACATAATCTTTCGTTGCGCTGTTGCCAGCCTAATGGGCTGTGCTCTCCCACAGTTTTACACTCTACCTAATTGAATCTGTGAGTAATGGAGTGTATCTAATAGAGGTACTGCTAGCTTCTTATCCATATGCTGATGCAATAGTATATCAGTAAGCTCATATAAACTTGCCAAAAATCTTAAGGAATTTGCCGAGTCTATCGAGAATTTTAGGAGAGCGATCCGTTATCTGAAGTGTTTTGCCATCTCCTCGTTTCCGGGAAGGCTTAGTAATGCATCTATGACGCTGTCTATTTGCTTCATGTCCTTTGTTCTTATGTCCATTATGAGCCAATGAACAAGTGTGTCTCTGCCCCTTCAGATTGGCTTCCAGAGCCCATTCTGCCCTCATTATCCTTGGCAGCATAACATATTTATGGAGTTTATCTGGGATTGGCTCTTTGGGTATTGGATGTATGCCCTTACCATCTGCCTTAACATGGGTTTCAACGGATATACTGCTTGGAAGGTTAGGTATAGTCCCTTTATTCATAATACGTTAATATTATGAATAATTGGGGCTTTTATTCGCATCCCAGAGAATTGTATTTCATAGTTGCTGGTCTCTTTGCAATTGTAGATTGCGTCTATTAGGGTTGCTATGACCTCTCCACTCGCTCTCAGCGGTATCGCCTGCAATACAGACTTTGAGTTATCGAAGGCTATTCTACTCATCTCCTCAATACTTCTTCTCACCTCTAGAATTCTTATAGCACAACCTATCTCAGAGTCAGGTCCACCATAGGGTCCATACCAATACTGTTTGGTTTTCAGGTTCCAGTGGTATTTCCAGGTTCCCCCGCGGACGCTATCCCCTATAGGTAGATAGCCATAGGTTTTATACAAGTCTATGGCTGCTGGACACAGATCCAAATCCCATATATTTGTGGTATGCTCTCTCCAAACAGCCCAGTATTCCTCCGCATCCTCTTTAATCCAGTCATCTAGGTATTTGTATCCATCTTCACCTTTATACCTGAATTTCGTCAGCCATATAACATGGTTTAATCCCTTCATATCAAATTCAAACTCATCTAAGTCTATTAGTTTAATCGCCTCTTTATAGCCCTCGAGTTTATGGGCTGCGAAGTAGGGGGTTACGTTTTTGCCGAGTTTCTCCCTAGCTAAGCGCATAGCTAGAACCTTTATTGCTGTTGTGTAGCCTAGGAAGCCGTGGCATATGCCTGCCACATTAACTTTGGTCTCCCTACCTATCATTGTTGTGAGTTCGAGAACTGGGTTTGAAACTATAAAGAACCATGCGTCGGGGGCTAATTCCTCAATATCTCTGGCAATATCCATGTGGAGCTTAAACTGGTAATAGCCCCATATTGTATGATAATCTCTAACATAATTCCATTCAACACTATTAATCCCCCTATAATACCCATGTTCCTCAGAAATATCCCTCATCCTCTCATAGTATGAATAACCTTTAGGTAGGACTGCTGAAATAATGAAGTCAGCTTCCCTAATAGCTTCCCTCCTATCTTTTGTTGCATATATTTCTATAGGGAGCTTTAGCTTATTAACGAGCCTTTTAGCCAACGTCGATATAATATTAAGCCTACAATCATCAATATCCATAAGCCATATCTTAGAGTTGCGCAATCCATCATTAACAAATATATCAACAAGAATCCTACTAGTCCATCTGGTGCTACCAGCACCTATAAAAGCAATCTTAGGACCCTTAACCGACATATGCAAATCACACAAAGAAGGTTGGTTAAAGAATTTAAACTTTTTCTGCAGTCCTCAATTCCATTATGTTCGGATCTTCTAAAAATTGATTCTACAGTGGTGGCTGGAAGCGATCAGGACTATGAGGTGATCATATCATAATGGATCCCTGCTATAAGGTTCCTGAGGTGGATGATCCATCGATATTCGGTGGAACATTAACGGTTGAGAGGAACAGATAAGGTGTGGCGGACTACAGGATATATGAGAGATCTATCACTATTAAGGGTTCATCCTATATTATTGCGGTTGCCTCAAACTCGACAATAGTGAATGTAGCCGCCCTGGAGCGACAACACAATAATTATCACTCTAGAGGGTAGAGATGAAACCATCGGCGCCCTTAAAGCAACTATACCTAAGGCGGCTCTTGGAGGAGCAGACATAAGGACCCTTAAGGTCATGGTTAATGGAAGGGAGATTCAGAATATGGTCATAGTGGATCTTGGCGACAGCGTAAACGTATACATCACATATATGCACAGCTCTCATACGGTGACCATTAAGTGGAGCCTACCCCAACCACTTCTCACACCAAATATGATAATGGCAATATGCGTAGCCGCCGGAGCAATTATAGTCGCATCAATAGGTGTAATACTCGCGAGAAGAAAGACAAGATAGCAGGCAGAGGGAATTATCAATCAGAGTGAAAGTCTCCAAACCCTCTATTTAATCTATACTCCATTAATCTCTTCACATCCTCCAAATTAAGAATGGCCGACGAGAAACTATCATTTAACGTTTAAATTTAAGTGCGTGAAATTAAAATAATGCCCACACCATATTAAAAATAAGAATGGGCCGGTAGTTCAGTCTGGTATGAACGCCTGACTTGCACTCAGGAGGTCGGGGGTTCAAATCCCCCCCGGTCCACCAAGAAATAAGTTGATTTTCCCGAATAAGGCTTATTTTTTGATTTTCTGGAATCAAGGTTTGGTTGAGGCTGTTTCTATTTGCGATTTCGTAAAGCGCCTTTAAACAAACTTCTTTCGAGTTTACTCCCATTTTTCGGAGTGTTACACTCAGCTCCTTTGGGATTCTGAAGG from Candidatus Bathyarchaeia archaeon includes the following:
- a CDS encoding DNA polymerase II large subunit; the protein is MSWEYRDYFSRLVQFLDEIYEIASKARGKCFDPKPYPEIEMANDLASLVEGFIKLPGIAERIRELSKIVSREKVAFKIAEEIVYGRFGHLSEEKAADLAIRTALAILTEGVTAAVYSEGIAKVAIKTNMDGSRYLAIYLAGPIRSAGGTETALTPVIADFVRQLLKLDRYKPTREEIERFIEELRLYEREIGRFQYSVSDEQLRLALEHLPVEVTGTPSDPVEVSSYRNLPRIETNRVRGGALRVVNDGIVGRAAKVLAVVEDLGIRGWEWLKEIKEIEKSKETPGFMEEVPAGRPILCFPSRKGGFRLRYGRSRNTGLAAVGIHPLTMITLQNFLAGGTQLKIETPGKSGIVMPVDYIEPPIVKLRDGSVIRVSYENIDLVRRECEKILFLGDILISFGDFLYNNKTLLPSGYTEEFWCEDLKKIILEDFNGDLEKAALTAGISPSLLKSYMDDPFNNKPGIQEAILLSKCLKVPLHPSYTYFWSSISSESLKKLRAWLLNSNIQVKGGLITRVRGVLSVEIKEILEEICIPHKIIEGSIYIEGYDAHAFAISLGFDNPQVEILPNLSTLENLSKISGLIIRDKAPSFIGARVGRPEKAKEREMKPPVHVLFPVGLSGGSQRDLMKAYEKGTIRVDLVSRICPNCQTITFKRICLACNSETILRLICPKCGRSVDEEDCPVCKVKARSFCPQIISTRDLIDEACQRIGFTPEHIKGVRGLTNKTRTPEPIEKGILRAKYNLSVYKDGTIRFDATNAPLTHFKPSEIGVSIEKLKELGYTHDYLGNPLENPEQICELKVQDVIIPWKSVEYLMATANFVDELLQKLYGLQPFYKISKPQDLIGTLIIGLAPHTCAGVIGRIIGFTRLNVCFAHPFWHSAKRRDCDGDEDSIILALDAFLNFSREYLPDQIGGIMDSPLFVIRTIMPEEVQRQAHEFDVADKYPIAFYRETFRNKSARELINLIDIVKHRFDSEARLQGFMFTIPTSNIEAGNRESIYKTLKRMTDKLNAQLGLAEKIKAVDVQVVAEIVLNTHFIRDISGNLRAFATQSFRCKRCNKRFRRVPLKGVCPECGGELTLTVHRGTIEKYLEDAWRLVKKYGMSEYYAQRLTLIREEIDSLFESGKSVKQFNLSEFLGEN
- a CDS encoding ArsR family transcriptional regulator yields the protein MTRKRNVRRGLTVRSKVIHVLEREGPLDTKRLAEKVGLSYSSVLHHLRLLKIEKIIVKQGKTGLWKLTGAGQQRLI
- a CDS encoding phosphoglycerate kinase, coding for MPKFLTLDDFDVKDKVVLVRVDFNSPVDPQTKKIIDDTRIRAHGEATIKELSERGAKVVILAHQGRPGDPDFIPLEQHAQILGKILGKPLKFVNDVYGEKAKKAIKELKSGEILVLDNVRNFPRETKDAPPEEHAKSELVANLAPLADLFVNDAFAAAHRSHASIVGFTVLLPSAAGRIMEKELKALSRVMESPEKPCIYILGGAKADDSLRISKYVLENNIADYVLTAGITGHLFLAARGYNLGKPNMELLEKNKLLDLIPGIKELMDKYPDKIETPVDLAVEVEGKRKEVSVEELPTDYPIYDIGEKTIKKYTELIMKAKSIVFSGPPGVFEREEFRKGTKALFEAMASSKAFSLIGGGHSIAAVQSLGLADKMGYISTAGGALIEFLMGRKLPGVVALEEAAKRKR
- a CDS encoding alpha-glucosidase/alpha-galactosidase, which translates into the protein MSVKGPKIAFIGAGSTRWTSRILVDIFVNDGLRNSKIWLMDIDDCRLNIISTLAKRLVNKLKLPIEIYATKDRREAIREADFIISAVLPKGYSYYERMRDISEEHGYYRGINSVEWNYVRDYHTIWGYYQFKLHMDIARDIEELAPDAWFFIVSNPVLELTTMIGRETKVNVAGICHGFLGYTTAIKVLAMRLAREKLGKNVTPYFAAHKLEGYKEAIKLIDLDEFEFDMKGLNHVIWLTKFRYKGEDGYKYLDDWIKEDAEEYWAVWREHTTNIWDLDLCPAAIDLYKTYGYLPIGDSVRGGTWKYHWNLKTKQYWYGPYGGPDSEIGCAIRILEVRRSIEEMSRIAFDNSKSVLQAIPLRASGEVIATLIDAIYNCKETSNYEIQFSGMRIKAPIIHNINVL
- the gap gene encoding type I glyceraldehyde-3-phosphate dehydrogenase; protein product: MAIRVAINGFGRIGRLFFRAIVEMGAMEDIDVVAVNDITDAKTLAHLLKYDSVHGKFPGVVEAKSDSIVVNGKEIKVLSQRDPALLPWNDLNVYLAVESTGLFTDRASASKHLQAGAKKVLITAPATDPDITIVYGVNHDQYSHDKHNIISNASCTTNCVIPMVKVLHENFGIKSALMTTAHAYTNDQRVLDLVHRDLRRARAAALNIIPTTTGAARASTMVWPELKGRIDGIALRVPVPNVSICDLTAALERDVTKEQVNEAFKKAAEGPLKGILAYTEDPIVSVDVNHTSYSCIVDGPCTMVAGGNLVKVFGWYDNEWGFSCRLVDVVRLIAEKAGF
- the prs gene encoding ribose-phosphate diphosphokinase, translating into MGGPGSLNLAQKISESLNLPLVKIKTKRFPDGEFYIKFEENIAGENLLIVQSLYPPQDSRIMELFLILHTARDLGAETMRVFVPYLAYSRQDERYLEGECLSAAMIAEIVESLGADALYTIDVHNENVLKMYRIPVYNLTASGELARYFAKKGLENPLVIAPDDEDLAKRRAKYAAKILNAEWDALEKRRDRYTGEIITFAKNLNVCGRDALIIDDIISTGKTVMNAAKILKDQGARRVFVGASHALLVGDSVKIIMESGVEEIVGTDSVVNEYAKVSVSPIIVKALKGEIECV
- a CDS encoding geranylgeranylglyceryl/heptaprenylglyceryl phosphate synthase, translating into MIGKVEEYLLKKIRDEGAIHITLIDPEKVTPESASLISNESESLGSSAIMIGGTTLVSQEVLNDITKAVKRSVKIPIILFPNNITGISEYADAIWFMSLLNSADPYFISGAQVLAAPLIKKLGLETIPLGYIIIGEGGSVSVIGKACPIPYNKPELAVAHALAAQFFGMRFVYLEAGSGASRPVPEEMIKMVREAISVKLIVGGGIKTGVQAKQAVRAGADIIVTGTVIESGGREEVKSKLSEIIKGVREGARNRSGG
- a CDS encoding DUF488 domain-containing protein, with the protein product MRVYTIGYSGRKITNFISALKERDVTIVIDVRRFPKSSEPAFNRENLEIALKENNIRYIFLGENLGGFVREGYEKYMETRKFKEGLTLLLNIIREGNAVLMCRERNVKYCHRRFISQILENLGIEVIHI